AGAAAGAAAAGAGATACCGAGCAATACGGGAAGATCTCGATTAAATATTTCGGCATCGATCGATATGTTGAATAAAAAAGTAGTTCTTCATGAGGATAAGACGTTGAATACGGCCTCTACGCTGGCTTTTTTTAAGAAAATAGAAGAAGCGTATCCTG
This genomic interval from Simkaniaceae bacterium contains the following:
- a CDS encoding transposase, which gives rise to MSNETICFIDGVHPTHNTVAAYGWIKVGERKEIPSNTGRSRLNISASIDMLNKKVVLHEDKTLNTASTLAFFKKIEEAYP